The Nitrospira defluvii DNA segment TCCGCCACTAAGAAGCAGGCACCACATCCACCCGTACATCATCCAAGACCTGGAATTCCTCCGTGTCCATTTTCCCCAATAACCCTCTGCCGGTAACTTGCAATCCATGCCCTTGAATCGTGACATGGTCTGGAGTTTGGATTTCATGCCGCGCATCCGTCCACGCAAGATGATTTGTCTGAATGGTATAGCCACTTTGCATTTCAACCACAATCGGCGTGGTTTTGTTTGAAAGCTGAAAGTTTTTACTTTGAGTATCCAGCGTGCCTTCGTCGCCTGACAAGGTCAACTCTTTCCCCTGAACCCCATAGAGTGTGATGTGCACGTTGCTCAGGACAGCCCGGCTCTCCTTTTCGTACAAACGAGCCTGTTCCGCCTGCACCTTCCACTGAACCAGGTCGCCTTTGGTCTGGGTAAAGGTGAAATCCTGGATCCTGGCGTCGGCTGCCTCCTTGCCGACAGGAGTAACTGATCGTGACGATGCACCGGGATTCGAGCGTGTGATGAGCAAAAATCCGAGAAATGCCGCCAAAACCACACTGAGTGTGAGGAGACCTCGTCGAACCCAACGTTCCCACATGGAAAAAAGCCCATAATTTAAAGAGCTTCCCAGCCAAGAGCCTGGTGGCATGATAGTAGCATTCCAGGAAGTCCAAGTAAACAAAGCACCTGGCACTCAGCGGGGAAAATGATTGAGCGGCGGAGGGGAAGAAGAACTGGAAGGATCACAGGCCACGGCGACTTCAACGGCCGCCGTGGCACGTTTGCGTTTAGTTTTCTGCAGGAGCAGTCGACTTATCGGCCGTCTCTTTTTTCTCTGTCGCCGCAACATCAGTGGACGACACGGCTTTTGGCTTCTCCGGCCTGGTCACGAGTTCAATAGCTACCATCTCTGCCGCATCGCCAATCCGACGACGTGTGCGGATGATCCGCGTGTAGCCACCTGGGCGATCACGGAATCGAGACGCGACGTCACTGAACAATTTTGACACCACAGCCTTGCTGCGCAAGAAGCTGAGGGCACGCCGACGAGCAGGTAAACTTCCCTCTTTCCCGAGGGAAATCATCCGATCGGTGAACCCGCGAATTTCTTTCGCCTTCGCTTCCGTGGTTTCGATCCGTTCCTGCTCTAACAGCGAGGTCACAAGACTCCGGAACAGAGCCCATCGGTGTTTGGTTTGACGTCCGAGCTGTCGACCCTTCTTTTTGTGGCGCACGGTAGTCCTGTTCCTTTCTTACTCTGAACGCACGCCCGCATCGCCGGACGGCAAGGCGTCTACTTTCATTCCAAGGCTCAGTCCCATTTCAGTCAGGATTTCCTTGATTTCATTGAGCGACTTTTTGCCAAAATTCTTTGTCTTCAACATTTCGGCTTCAGTCTTCTGTACCAAATCGGCAATCGTTTTGATATTCGCATTCTTCAGGCAATTGGCTGCCCGAACGGACAACTCGAGCTCGTTCACGCTACGATAGAGATTCTTATTCACTTCATCGGACAGATCTTCACCGCCCGCAGCGGGCTTCGCATCAGTCCGCTCCTCGGGATTGATGAAGATATCGAGATGCTCGCGAAGAATGCCCGCTGCGTTGGACAACGCATCCCGCGGTGAGATCGTCCCATCCGTCCAGATTTCAAGAGTCAACTTGTCGTAATCGGTCATGCGGCCGACACGGGCGTTCTCAACATGAAAGTTGACTCGCTTGATCGGAGAGAAAATCGAATCGATTGCGATAACCCCAATCGGCAACCCCTCTTCCTTGTTCCGCTCCGCCGGGACAAACCCTCGACCATGCTTAATGGTCATCTCCATATCGAGCGCGGCATCCTTGTCGAGCGTGGCAATATGGAGATCTGGCGTGAGGATAGCCACATCCCCGTCGTGAGTAATATCGGACCCTTTGGCCTCCCCTGGTCCCTTCTTCTTCAGGCGAATCGTCTTCGGCTTGTCACCCTGCAAGGCCAGTCGAAGACTTTTCACATTCAAAATAATCGTCGTGACGTCCTCAGTAACCCCAGGAATGGTGGAGAATTCGTGTAACACGCCTTCAATCTTGACGGTTGTAACTGCAGCCCCTGTCAGAGAAGACAACAGCACACGGCGCAGAGAATTCCCCACCGTTGTGCCGAATCCTCGCTCAAATGCCTCGGTCGTAAATCTGCCGAATGTCGGGGAAAGAGTGTCCTTGTCGACTTCCACCCGCATGGGGATCTGAAAGTCTTTCATCGCTTTAATCATGACTCCCCCTTCATTAACTCGTGTGTGCCCATATATCGTTCAGCCATGGTGACGGAAGTCAGCAGACCAACCATGGGTTCCTACCGTGAATAGAGTTCAACGACCATCTGTTCGTTGACCGGCAGCACGATGTGCTCCTTGGTGGGCAAAGACCGGATGGTCCCCTTACACCCCGCCCTGTCCAATTCCAGCCATTCCGGAATACCACGGCCATCAACGGCTGCCAATGCGCCCTGAATGGGGAGCAACTCCCGGCTCTTCTGTCGAACTTCAATCGAATCCCCGGCTTTCACAAGGGCACCGGGTGCCTTCACCTTGCGCCCATTGAGCATCAGGTGGCCATGATTCACCAACTGCCTGGCCTCTTTTCTTGAGGCACCGAAACCAAGCCGATATACGACGTTATCCAGTCGGCATTCCAGCAAACGCAACAGGGTATCGCCCGTCACGCCAGCTTGACGCTCAGCCCGCTCAAAGATGCCGCGGAATTGACATTCTTGAAGTCCATAAATTCTTTTCAATTTCTGTTTCTCGCGCAACTGCAGACTGTAGTCGGATGTCCGCTGGCGAGCCTGACCATGCTGCCCAGGGGGATAACTCCGGCGCTCAATGGCGCACTTCTCGGTCATGCAACGAGACCCCTTCAAGAAGAGCTTTTCTCCCTCTCTCCGACACAAGCGGCAGACAGGTCCACTATATTTTGCCACGCTACTACCCCTCCTCTACCTCAACAACGTACGTACGACTGAACCGGCAACGACTGTATTTTTACGCGGTAAGACTGCCCTAGACACGCCGACGCTTCGGAGGTCGACATCCGTTGTGAGGAATCGGCGTGACGTCGCGAATCAAATTAATCCGCAGTCCTGCACTCTGCAGCGAACGAATGGCGGATTCTCGTCCTGCGCCTGGCCCGTTGACATACACATCAACCTGGCGCATCCCGTTCTCCATCGCTTTCCTTGCCGCGGCCTCTCCCGCTCGCTGAGCCGCGAACGGCGTGCTCTTACGTGATCCCTTAAATCCTTGATTTCCCGAGCTGGCCCAAACCACCGTGTTGCCGCTCATATCGGTAATGGTCACGATCGTGTTATTGAACGATGCCTGGACGTGCGCCACCCCGCTCTGGACAATCTTGCGTTCCTTCTTCTTCCCCTTCTTCACACTCATAGCATCTCCCTCAGCGCATGGCGCCTGATCGTTCTACCCTGTTACGCTCTGGAACCTGCGGGCTTTTGTGGCTTGCTTCCCACACCAGCACGTCTACCCTTACGGGTTCGCGCATTGGTTTTCGTCCGCTGTCCGCGAACAGGCAATCCTTTGCGATGCCGGAGTCCGCGAAACGTTCCGGTATCGACTAAT contains these protein-coding regions:
- the rpsK gene encoding 30S ribosomal protein S11 is translated as MSVKKGKKKERKIVQSGVAHVQASFNNTIVTITDMSGNTVVWASSGNQGFKGSRKSTPFAAQRAGEAAARKAMENGMRQVDVYVNGPGAGRESAIRSLQSAGLRINLIRDVTPIPHNGCRPPKRRRV
- the rpsD gene encoding 30S ribosomal protein S4, which encodes MAKYSGPVCRLCRREGEKLFLKGSRCMTEKCAIERRSYPPGQHGQARQRTSDYSLQLREKQKLKRIYGLQECQFRGIFERAERQAGVTGDTLLRLLECRLDNVVYRLGFGASRKEARQLVNHGHLMLNGRKVKAPGALVKAGDSIEVRQKSRELLPIQGALAAVDGRGIPEWLELDRAGCKGTIRSLPTKEHIVLPVNEQMVVELYSR
- the lptC gene encoding LPS export ABC transporter periplasmic protein LptC; the protein is MWERWVRRGLLTLSVVLAAFLGFLLITRSNPGASSRSVTPVGKEAADARIQDFTFTQTKGDLVQWKVQAEQARLYEKESRAVLSNVHITLYGVQGKELTLSGDEGTLDTQSKNFQLSNKTTPIVVEMQSGYTIQTNHLAWTDARHEIQTPDHVTIQGHGLQVTGRGLLGKMDTEEFQVLDDVRVDVVPAS
- a CDS encoding DNA-directed RNA polymerase subunit alpha gives rise to the protein MIKAMKDFQIPMRVEVDKDTLSPTFGRFTTEAFERGFGTTVGNSLRRVLLSSLTGAAVTTVKIEGVLHEFSTIPGVTEDVTTIILNVKSLRLALQGDKPKTIRLKKKGPGEAKGSDITHDGDVAILTPDLHIATLDKDAALDMEMTIKHGRGFVPAERNKEEGLPIGVIAIDSIFSPIKRVNFHVENARVGRMTDYDKLTLEIWTDGTISPRDALSNAAGILREHLDIFINPEERTDAKPAAGGEDLSDEVNKNLYRSVNELELSVRAANCLKNANIKTIADLVQKTEAEMLKTKNFGKKSLNEIKEILTEMGLSLGMKVDALPSGDAGVRSE
- the rplQ gene encoding 50S ribosomal protein L17, with product MRHKKKGRQLGRQTKHRWALFRSLVTSLLEQERIETTEAKAKEIRGFTDRMISLGKEGSLPARRRALSFLRSKAVVSKLFSDVASRFRDRPGGYTRIIRTRRRIGDAAEMVAIELVTRPEKPKAVSSTDVAATEKKETADKSTAPAEN